A single genomic interval of Stieleria maiorica harbors:
- a CDS encoding PD-(D/E)XK nuclease family protein: MSDDLFPTRGCRREFVGWDRPLLPQVAGTLIDSAAENATSDFSGWICVLPTAQSSLRFGQLLRSAAESQGLDYTAPRILTAGDLAEALYEPEKPIAIEFEQTLAWARVLRQWDARSLRPLLPVLPETDAIGPWLELAGTLRRLTADLAAHDVSFTDVVVASDRDDEKQRWKLLQELYGIYLSELATAGISDPHQQRRRAIERKTIRSDRRIALIGTSDLNPSVANVINAVDGDLVAYIAAPSDKASWFDDLGCLRTDAFAKLQLPLADQHLVPAGDIADQATAVSEAVTEFAASHPIGQIAVGVTDESHVEATEMQLDGCGFPSYRHVGWTVASTAVGRLVSMTATLVARPTWRSLAALVRHGDVHRVLTSRLAASQGTKSDGKSARQDYLIPLDQMLANHLPVNLADPLPTAAMKNYPVADQLRTIVLEWLSALIPSQTSAVSTRTRPIADWCLCLLEWLDSIYAGFSTDDAIAHDRRLTAEAVSKARELLTRFTKLSGHLDVPVTAASALEMIAARLADLRVGQVRGQDDIQIHGWLDLALDDSPAMVVVGFNHPYVPAAVTSDPFLPGSLRSRLGIADNERRYARDVYATQLLLSTRKDVRLIVGKRSADGSPTPPSRLLAASPTEDVARRIRTLLGGTRHKVNVSHRWDNDRDTTELPIPKIQTTECPVKTMSVTAFKAYLECPYRFYLRHVLQLKPVDDSARELAANQFGDLVHGAVEHFGESAEKDEADEKRIFDSLRHHLHDYAANHYGDHAESAVRLQVRQAEQRLRFVAAEQAKRIDQGWRIHATEASVEESKGAGITVDGKKMGLRGRFDRIDRHVQTGQWAILDYKTHGHKPEKKHLRKNRDTGEFEWIDLQLPLYRMMVPFLGIDAPPQEVQLGYFNVSDKAEETKINLAEFGEPLMQQAIELIHQCVRRIFACDFSPNEQGVMYDDYEMILQTGVASRMLAGASVGEGDNDQ, translated from the coding sequence GTGTCAGATGATCTTTTTCCCACGCGGGGGTGCCGGCGTGAGTTTGTCGGCTGGGATCGGCCGCTGCTGCCCCAGGTGGCGGGGACCTTGATCGATTCCGCCGCGGAAAACGCGACCTCGGATTTCAGCGGTTGGATCTGTGTGCTGCCGACGGCCCAATCGTCGTTGCGCTTCGGCCAATTGCTCCGCAGCGCCGCGGAATCCCAAGGGCTGGATTACACCGCGCCCCGGATCCTGACGGCGGGAGACCTGGCCGAGGCCTTGTATGAACCCGAGAAACCGATCGCGATTGAATTCGAGCAAACGTTGGCCTGGGCGCGAGTGTTGCGCCAGTGGGACGCCCGGTCACTGCGACCGTTGTTGCCCGTATTGCCGGAAACCGACGCGATCGGGCCGTGGTTGGAACTCGCCGGCACGCTGCGGCGTTTGACGGCGGATCTGGCGGCCCATGATGTGAGTTTCACGGACGTGGTGGTGGCCAGTGACCGTGACGACGAAAAACAACGCTGGAAATTGCTGCAAGAACTCTACGGAATTTATCTTAGCGAACTCGCGACGGCCGGCATCAGCGATCCGCACCAGCAACGAAGGCGGGCGATCGAACGCAAAACCATCCGCTCGGATCGTCGGATCGCTTTGATCGGCACCAGCGATTTGAACCCCTCGGTGGCCAACGTGATCAACGCGGTCGACGGTGACCTTGTGGCCTACATCGCTGCCCCCAGCGACAAGGCGTCGTGGTTTGACGATTTGGGATGTCTGCGGACCGATGCGTTTGCCAAGCTGCAATTGCCGCTGGCCGATCAACACCTGGTCCCCGCCGGCGATATCGCCGATCAAGCGACTGCGGTCAGCGAGGCGGTGACGGAGTTTGCCGCGTCCCATCCGATCGGTCAAATTGCGGTCGGCGTGACGGACGAATCCCACGTCGAGGCCACCGAAATGCAACTGGACGGTTGCGGATTTCCCAGCTACCGCCACGTCGGTTGGACCGTCGCGTCGACGGCCGTGGGGCGATTGGTTTCCATGACCGCCACCCTGGTCGCCAGACCGACTTGGCGGTCGCTGGCGGCGCTGGTCCGGCACGGCGATGTCCATCGCGTGCTGACGTCACGACTGGCGGCATCACAGGGAACGAAGTCCGATGGCAAATCCGCGCGGCAAGACTACCTGATCCCGCTTGATCAAATGTTGGCGAATCATCTGCCGGTAAACCTGGCCGATCCGCTGCCGACGGCCGCGATGAAGAACTACCCCGTCGCGGATCAGCTGCGCACGATCGTGCTCGAGTGGCTTTCGGCGTTGATTCCTTCCCAGACATCCGCCGTGTCGACTCGCACACGACCGATCGCCGATTGGTGCTTGTGCCTGCTGGAGTGGCTCGATTCGATCTATGCCGGATTCTCGACCGACGATGCGATTGCCCATGATCGCCGACTGACGGCCGAAGCGGTGTCCAAGGCCCGAGAGCTATTGACACGGTTCACGAAACTGAGCGGCCACTTGGACGTGCCCGTCACGGCCGCGTCGGCGCTGGAGATGATCGCAGCGCGGTTGGCGGATTTGCGCGTCGGCCAGGTGCGGGGCCAGGATGACATCCAGATTCACGGCTGGCTGGATCTGGCGTTGGACGATTCCCCGGCCATGGTGGTGGTCGGATTCAATCATCCCTATGTTCCTGCGGCGGTCACCAGTGATCCGTTCTTGCCCGGATCGCTGCGATCGCGGTTGGGCATCGCCGACAACGAACGCCGCTACGCCCGCGACGTCTATGCGACGCAGTTGTTGCTGTCGACCCGCAAGGACGTGCGTTTGATCGTCGGCAAACGGTCCGCCGACGGTTCCCCCACCCCGCCCAGCCGATTGTTGGCCGCGTCGCCGACCGAGGACGTCGCCCGTCGCATTCGAACGCTGTTGGGTGGAACGCGTCACAAGGTCAACGTCAGTCACCGCTGGGACAACGATCGAGACACGACGGAGCTGCCGATCCCCAAAATCCAGACCACCGAGTGCCCGGTGAAAACGATGAGCGTGACGGCGTTCAAGGCCTACCTGGAATGCCCCTATCGGTTCTACCTGCGGCACGTCTTGCAACTCAAACCGGTCGATGATTCGGCCCGCGAGCTTGCCGCCAACCAGTTCGGCGATCTGGTCCACGGTGCGGTGGAACACTTCGGCGAGTCGGCCGAGAAAGACGAAGCGGACGAAAAACGGATTTTTGATTCGCTGCGCCACCATCTGCACGACTATGCCGCCAACCACTATGGCGATCACGCCGAGAGTGCGGTGCGGCTGCAAGTCCGTCAAGCCGAACAGCGACTGCGTTTCGTCGCGGCCGAACAAGCCAAGCGAATCGATCAAGGGTGGCGGATCCACGCAACCGAGGCCAGCGTGGAAGAATCCAAAGGCGCCGGCATCACCGTGGACGGAAAAAAGATGGGGCTGCGTGGCCGATTTGATCGTATCGACCGGCATGTGCAAACCGGACAGTGGGCGATCCTGGACTACAAGACCCACGGCCACAAACCCGAAAAAAAACACCTCCGCAAGAACCGCGACACCGGCGAATTCGAATGGATCGATTTGCAATTGCCGCTGTACCGAATGATGGTCCCGTTCCTGGGCATCGACGCGCCACCGCAAGAGGTCCAGCTGGGGTATTTCAACGTCAGCGATAAAGCCGAGGAGACCAAGATCAATCTGGCGGAGTTCGGCGAACCGCTGATGCAGCAGGCCATAGAACTGATCCATCAATGCGTCCGCCGCATCTTCGCCTGTGATTTCTCGCCGAACGAGCAAGGCGTGATGTACGACGATTACGAGATGATCCTGCAGACCGGTGTGGCCAGTCGCATGCTGGCCGGCGCGTCGGTCGGCGAAGGAGACAACGACCAATGA
- a CDS encoding EF-hand domain-containing protein, with amino-acid sequence MSTLKTSVFAVCCVFFLLAPSPASAQRGGGDRGDRGGGDRGGGGFRGGPGGGFPGGGPPGGGGFRGGPGGSPFGGGDRGGGDRGGRGGGSRGGFDPSSFLSRLDRNGNGTIDPDEQEGPAQFLIQRLQSTDPSIKPGQPISIKRVTESFQKMQEQRGGGDSSRGRGGSGDDSLTPELLVPGFGTDAPPPMLAGFGPAAEMMDVVVTDEDRRQAAETIRRYDRNRDGVLQKDELSSRFSGNPMDFDRNKDGRLTDGELAVRYARRRESSEDRRDDDRNRRRDSDRSGDVEPPDVYGGRKSYRITGDKRLPEGLPGFFTDKDANNDGQVEMAEFASKWDDQTVGEFFQSDLNRDGVITADEAIRAVERGASSSAATTMASTASSSSGSSSAPAGEIGTPDDKMISYAERIIGRYDENNDKKLVASEWKKMLMSPADADANRDGTITVNEYAWWMQSRSRK; translated from the coding sequence AAAACTTCAGTTTTCGCGGTTTGCTGTGTTTTCTTCCTGCTGGCCCCCTCGCCGGCATCCGCCCAGCGCGGTGGCGGTGACCGGGGTGATCGCGGCGGCGGAGATCGGGGAGGCGGCGGTTTCCGTGGCGGCCCCGGTGGCGGATTCCCGGGCGGTGGCCCCCCCGGCGGAGGCGGTTTTCGCGGCGGCCCCGGCGGCAGCCCGTTCGGCGGCGGTGATCGCGGCGGTGGCGACCGCGGTGGCCGTGGCGGCGGTTCGCGTGGCGGATTCGACCCCAGCAGCTTTCTCAGCCGCCTGGACCGAAACGGCAACGGGACCATCGACCCGGACGAACAGGAAGGCCCCGCGCAGTTTCTGATCCAGCGTTTGCAGTCGACCGACCCGAGCATCAAACCGGGCCAGCCGATTTCGATCAAACGAGTCACGGAGTCCTTTCAGAAGATGCAAGAGCAGCGTGGCGGAGGCGACTCGTCTCGCGGCCGCGGTGGTTCCGGCGACGATTCGCTGACCCCCGAGCTGCTGGTTCCGGGTTTCGGCACCGACGCCCCTCCGCCGATGCTGGCCGGATTCGGTCCGGCCGCGGAAATGATGGACGTGGTGGTGACCGATGAGGACCGTCGACAAGCCGCCGAAACGATTCGTCGCTACGACCGCAACCGCGACGGCGTGCTGCAGAAGGACGAGCTTTCCAGTCGCTTCTCCGGCAACCCGATGGATTTCGACCGCAACAAGGACGGGCGATTGACCGACGGCGAATTGGCCGTTCGTTACGCCCGCCGCCGCGAGTCCTCGGAAGATCGTCGCGATGACGACCGCAATCGGCGCCGCGACAGTGATCGCAGCGGCGATGTCGAACCGCCGGACGTCTACGGCGGTCGCAAGTCCTATCGCATCACCGGTGACAAGCGATTGCCCGAAGGTTTGCCGGGGTTCTTTACCGATAAGGACGCCAACAACGACGGCCAGGTCGAAATGGCGGAATTCGCCAGTAAATGGGATGACCAGACGGTCGGCGAATTTTTCCAATCAGATCTCAACCGCGACGGCGTGATCACCGCTGACGAAGCGATCCGAGCGGTCGAGCGGGGCGCCAGTTCCTCCGCCGCGACCACCATGGCCTCCACCGCGTCGTCTTCCTCCGGAAGCAGCTCCGCCCCGGCAGGCGAGATCGGCACGCCGGACGACAAGATGATCAGCTATGCCGAACGCATCATCGGCCGCTACGACGAAAACAACGACAAGAAGTTGGTCGCCAGCGAATGGAAGAAGATGCTGATGAGCCCGGCCGACGCCGACGCCAATCGCGACGGAACCATCACCGTCAACGAATACGCCTGGTGGATGCAGTCGCGGTCACGCAAGTAA
- a CDS encoding DUF4339 domain-containing protein encodes MTAWFLQRMEGNVQTEVGPLRPSELLAMVRKGEIKPETRLRKNDSAWFPASDVGGLFEAAVRQEIQYYCPACGLRIDQPPRTCPRCLRDIGRGEAREIKPEKMTANIALSGEAEEHKEERQSVQNWLQKKVSGRSKK; translated from the coding sequence GTGACGGCTTGGTTTTTACAACGAATGGAAGGCAACGTTCAAACGGAAGTGGGACCGTTGCGTCCGAGCGAATTGTTGGCAATGGTCCGCAAGGGCGAGATCAAACCGGAGACGCGGTTGCGCAAGAATGACTCGGCATGGTTTCCTGCCAGCGACGTCGGCGGTTTGTTCGAAGCCGCGGTCCGTCAAGAGATCCAGTATTATTGCCCGGCGTGCGGACTGCGGATCGACCAGCCGCCACGGACCTGCCCGCGATGTCTGCGTGACATCGGGCGTGGGGAAGCGCGCGAGATCAAACCGGAAAAGATGACGGCCAACATCGCGTTGAGCGGGGAGGCGGAAGAGCACAAGGAGGAGCGTCAGAGCGTGCAGAACTGGTTGCAGAAGAAGGTCAGCGGCAGATCAAAAAAATAG
- a CDS encoding pilus assembly protein N-terminal domain-containing protein, producing MRGINAKSTGQNADPSRRIAKRAVLLAVLVATGSSAGAQQPRGAMIQSRYFNQTAGTPQLVRQGAESASGMSVGVVQSNPFFASDQPASAANSSDPRVVTDRVDMPSDLAGRPVGRVRQNPNFQPSGVSDQPLIALDSIDAHATQVEAFDRFSQEAAGVSNAPQNQTQPPSQSARGSLAVAAPSTSPAPLAIPTGAATPISSAPIGSAPAAMAAEPTRWASRGQAVPIGVAAEQSSRVIPVTDARDHQTTIQETQPIFFTLSDDTAEDDDAFTSDFQAPAEAAEADPVDPSPADDAGEAPSASHSTASAASEPIAQGPISDTAKPDAPESEDASSPPSAPPASKPDSAPVAIGTPVKLAPAVNFLPEALAPIDAGNAQPSADEIEAVSEADRNSDDEIDALVVSNRARARLLKVPSQQQAQPVLQKVQPAPQPLPQPTATAEQSTQDPVSQIAVNRHPKAVAIATPPVDLQFSDHDAAVVQSAIDPIRFNEAAKTDPAEQDQQWPTTNAQSNSAAMSGDVQQDTLVVKAPATAGGQPHGPSDVRSAEPDTHDAMPAISRRQPVATRTVLGKTDAERTQRQATTGRVGSHAIVTSEAPGIEQIGTDEAPLIAAPVAVNPSQAASRAAAEKGRPSIARADSGLPARLASSRSNLRRQSIDPEQKRIDVTVPDPRASQTHGGPGSPSGDQHQAVVLQLRRAQVRSMTIGGRVRRFTIEDKDVCQAFASGANQIKLIGTGTGQTQMTIWADVVDGQPTRKQTFQIQVSEGVDAIGEKVAAHTELLNDSIDKAFPTASVVVSLRGGELVVAGRCDDEETAKQIVRMVRKSCLVPVQDNLKVR from the coding sequence ATGCGTGGAATTAACGCGAAATCAACAGGCCAGAACGCCGACCCATCAAGACGCATCGCAAAGCGTGCGGTTTTGCTGGCGGTGCTGGTCGCAACGGGCTCATCCGCCGGCGCGCAGCAACCGCGCGGTGCGATGATTCAATCGCGTTATTTCAATCAAACCGCCGGCACGCCGCAATTGGTCCGTCAGGGCGCCGAGAGCGCCTCGGGGATGTCGGTAGGCGTGGTGCAGTCCAATCCGTTCTTTGCATCCGACCAGCCCGCAAGCGCCGCCAACTCCAGCGACCCGCGTGTCGTCACCGACCGCGTCGACATGCCCAGCGACCTGGCGGGCCGTCCGGTCGGACGGGTGCGTCAGAATCCCAATTTTCAGCCGAGCGGTGTGAGCGATCAGCCGTTGATCGCGCTGGACAGCATCGACGCCCATGCCACGCAGGTCGAGGCGTTTGATCGGTTCAGCCAAGAGGCTGCCGGTGTCTCAAACGCACCGCAAAACCAAACGCAGCCGCCAAGCCAATCGGCGCGGGGAAGTCTCGCGGTCGCTGCGCCATCGACCTCGCCGGCACCGCTGGCGATCCCCACAGGCGCCGCAACCCCGATCAGTTCCGCACCGATCGGTTCCGCGCCGGCCGCAATGGCAGCCGAACCGACACGCTGGGCCAGCCGCGGCCAAGCCGTTCCCATCGGTGTCGCCGCGGAACAATCCTCGCGCGTCATTCCGGTGACCGATGCCCGCGATCACCAGACGACGATCCAGGAAACCCAACCGATCTTCTTCACGTTGTCCGACGACACGGCTGAAGACGACGATGCGTTCACCAGTGATTTTCAGGCTCCGGCCGAAGCAGCCGAAGCTGACCCCGTCGATCCGTCCCCGGCCGACGACGCTGGCGAAGCACCCTCCGCGTCTCACTCAACCGCATCGGCGGCTTCAGAACCAATCGCGCAAGGCCCCATCTCGGACACGGCAAAACCTGACGCCCCCGAAAGCGAGGACGCCTCGTCGCCCCCGTCTGCTCCACCGGCAAGCAAACCCGACTCGGCCCCGGTCGCGATCGGCACACCGGTGAAGCTCGCCCCGGCCGTCAACTTTCTCCCCGAGGCTCTGGCACCGATCGATGCAGGCAACGCCCAACCGTCTGCCGACGAAATCGAGGCGGTTTCCGAGGCCGACCGAAATAGCGATGACGAAATCGACGCGCTGGTCGTCAGCAACCGCGCACGCGCTCGACTGTTGAAGGTGCCTTCGCAGCAACAAGCCCAACCGGTGCTGCAAAAAGTCCAACCGGCGCCTCAGCCCCTACCTCAGCCCACCGCGACCGCAGAGCAATCAACACAGGATCCGGTCTCGCAGATCGCGGTCAATCGACATCCCAAAGCGGTCGCGATCGCGACGCCGCCGGTCGACCTTCAGTTCTCCGATCACGACGCCGCGGTCGTGCAGTCGGCGATTGATCCGATTCGGTTCAACGAAGCGGCGAAGACGGATCCCGCGGAACAGGATCAACAATGGCCGACCACAAACGCCCAGTCCAACAGTGCCGCAATGTCCGGTGACGTCCAACAGGACACGTTGGTCGTGAAGGCACCTGCGACCGCGGGCGGGCAACCACACGGGCCGTCGGATGTCCGATCGGCGGAACCTGACACGCACGATGCGATGCCAGCGATTTCCAGGCGTCAGCCCGTCGCCACCCGGACGGTGCTGGGCAAAACGGACGCCGAACGGACGCAACGCCAGGCGACAACCGGTCGCGTCGGATCGCATGCGATCGTGACCTCGGAAGCACCCGGCATCGAACAGATCGGCACCGATGAAGCCCCGTTGATCGCCGCACCGGTGGCAGTCAATCCGTCGCAAGCGGCGTCGCGTGCCGCGGCCGAGAAGGGGCGTCCATCGATCGCGAGGGCCGATTCCGGTCTCCCCGCCCGACTCGCTTCATCACGATCCAACCTGCGACGACAAAGCATCGATCCGGAACAGAAACGGATTGACGTGACGGTCCCTGACCCGCGGGCGTCACAGACGCACGGCGGCCCGGGGTCGCCATCCGGTGACCAACACCAGGCGGTCGTCTTGCAACTGCGGCGTGCCCAGGTCCGGTCGATGACGATCGGCGGTCGCGTTCGACGATTCACGATCGAAGACAAGGACGTTTGCCAGGCATTCGCGTCGGGGGCCAATCAAATCAAGCTGATCGGCACGGGAACGGGGCAAACCCAAATGACGATCTGGGCCGACGTCGTCGATGGCCAACCGACGCGGAAACAGACCTTCCAGATCCAGGTCAGCGAGGGTGTCGACGCGATCGGTGAAAAAGTCGCCGCCCACACCGAGTTGCTGAATGATTCGATCGACAAGGCGTTTCCCACCGCCAGCGTCGTCGTGTCGCTCCGCGGCGGAGAACTGGTCGTCGCAGGCCGTTGCGATGATGAGGAAACGGCAAAGCAAATCGTTCGCATGGTACGCAAAAGTTGTCTGGTCCCGGTCCAAGACAATTTGAAAGTTCGATGA
- the nrdR gene encoding transcriptional regulator NrdR gives MRCPFCHLDEDRVLDTRTAEGGYMIRRKRVCTNCNRRFATVEKIEQLTLRVVKRDQTREPLDREKIRRGIERACSKRSVPSDKIEQIVQSIETEIYQEYETEIPAKEVGEIVMAHLSRLDEVAYIRFASVYQEFHSAEDFINEVTRLSKRPIRT, from the coding sequence ATGCGCTGCCCATTTTGCCATCTTGATGAAGACCGCGTCCTCGACACCAGGACGGCCGAAGGCGGTTACATGATCCGCCGCAAGCGGGTCTGCACCAATTGCAACCGCCGGTTCGCGACGGTCGAAAAAATTGAGCAACTGACGTTGCGCGTCGTCAAACGCGACCAGACCCGTGAACCCCTGGATCGCGAAAAAATTCGACGCGGCATCGAACGCGCCTGCAGCAAACGGTCCGTCCCCAGCGACAAGATCGAGCAGATCGTCCAAAGCATCGAGACGGAGATCTACCAGGAATACGAGACCGAAATTCCGGCCAAGGAGGTCGGCGAGATCGTCATGGCGCATCTGTCCCGCTTGGACGAAGTCGCCTACATCCGCTTTGCCAGCGTCTACCAGGAATTCCATTCCGCCGAAGACTTTATCAATGAAGTCACCCGGCTGAGCAAACGCCCGATCCGGACCTGA
- a CDS encoding UvrD-helicase domain-containing protein, producing the protein MSTEVASHDRSPGDVFLDGSLPPVLVRASAGTGKTYRLTARLLQILFQGAAPESILATTFTRKAAGEILERILLTLAEAADGENDAALEDLRRQVGLQTLPRSMCLQLLQRLVASIHRVRICTLDSLFTQLAKSFPFELQLPPVWRLTDEIEEAWLRERAVDSMVSMLQPGELATLLSMLSKGETKRSIVRELIQIVSGTYTQARQTAPNAWTQLDAPTAPDDAALTAAAASLRLSQPPQKTVRAKLDAMAELLESRQFDSLTTETLIKNYAKAKRDGEEPKLGRSKLPEGIDDALGALYAAARSNTLSLLAAQNDATGQVLALYDGQVAQLKQSLRTLGFDDIAVRLADQFSRVDHRSISRRMDGAIDHVLLDEFQDTSPAQWQVLRPLAFRAADATVDPDPDPDPEKPVRRSFFCVGDTKQAIYGWRGGVAEIFDAVGAEIDGIESVEQNTSFRSSPVIMDVVNRVFQNITRHNIADAATGGHDADKATYEAHAVVRFAKRFPDHVAFKDSLPGYVRMETCEKIDSRDSAEKTQACYELAARRIADLARAAPGRSIGVLTRTNKGVAKLIFLLEQLDVDVSQEGGNPLVDSAAVDLILSALMMAEHPADGRWKFHVDHSPLGNVDGMSADYVRELATERGIARTIQHLAGVIAPVCGPRDTTRLKQLIQLAVSYEPNATDRLRDFVRMVREKRVERPQSAAVRVMTVHQSKGLEFDAVFLPELDGSLTGRPPLCIADSRKLTDPPVGLSRFLTSEAWHFLDSPWRKAFGRDAAGKMTEALCLLYVAMTRARQALYMIVQPCKSDDKKPAALIHAALGVDTDPTAGETLLYEDGDSNWFKC; encoded by the coding sequence ATGAGCACCGAAGTGGCATCCCACGATCGTTCCCCCGGTGACGTGTTTCTTGACGGCAGCCTGCCTCCGGTACTGGTGCGGGCCTCGGCCGGCACGGGTAAAACGTACCGATTGACCGCTCGGCTGTTGCAGATCCTATTCCAAGGTGCGGCGCCCGAATCAATTCTTGCCACCACGTTCACACGCAAGGCGGCCGGCGAAATTCTGGAACGGATCCTGTTGACGTTGGCCGAAGCGGCCGACGGCGAAAACGATGCGGCGCTGGAGGATCTGCGGCGGCAAGTCGGGCTGCAGACGTTGCCGCGGAGCATGTGTTTGCAATTGTTGCAGCGGCTGGTCGCATCCATTCATCGCGTCCGCATCTGCACGCTGGACAGCTTGTTCACTCAGCTGGCAAAATCGTTTCCGTTCGAATTGCAACTGCCGCCGGTGTGGCGTTTGACCGATGAAATCGAAGAGGCGTGGTTGCGTGAACGCGCGGTCGATTCGATGGTCTCGATGCTGCAACCCGGCGAATTGGCGACCTTGCTCTCGATGCTCAGCAAAGGGGAAACGAAACGGTCGATCGTTCGTGAATTGATCCAAATCGTCTCGGGCACCTACACCCAAGCACGCCAAACGGCCCCCAATGCCTGGACCCAATTGGACGCCCCGACCGCGCCCGATGATGCCGCGTTGACCGCCGCCGCCGCCTCGCTGCGACTGTCACAACCGCCGCAAAAAACGGTCCGGGCCAAACTCGATGCGATGGCCGAATTGTTGGAATCGCGACAATTCGATTCGCTGACGACCGAAACGCTGATCAAGAACTACGCCAAAGCCAAACGGGATGGGGAGGAACCCAAACTGGGGCGATCCAAGTTGCCCGAGGGAATCGACGACGCCTTGGGCGCGCTGTACGCCGCGGCCCGCTCCAACACCCTGTCGTTGTTGGCCGCCCAGAATGATGCGACCGGGCAAGTGCTGGCGTTGTATGATGGACAAGTCGCACAACTTAAACAGTCCCTGCGCACGCTCGGCTTTGACGACATCGCCGTGCGGTTGGCCGACCAGTTTTCCCGGGTCGATCACCGGTCGATCAGCCGACGCATGGACGGTGCGATCGACCACGTTTTGTTGGACGAGTTTCAAGACACCTCGCCGGCCCAGTGGCAAGTCCTCCGGCCGCTGGCGTTTCGTGCCGCCGATGCGACCGTCGATCCCGATCCCGATCCGGATCCGGAAAAGCCGGTCAGGAGATCGTTTTTCTGTGTCGGTGACACCAAGCAAGCGATCTATGGCTGGCGCGGCGGCGTGGCAGAGATCTTTGATGCCGTCGGTGCGGAAATCGACGGCATTGAGTCGGTCGAACAGAACACCAGTTTCCGTAGCAGCCCGGTGATCATGGATGTGGTCAACCGAGTCTTTCAGAACATCACGCGACACAACATCGCCGACGCGGCAACCGGCGGCCATGACGCTGACAAGGCGACCTATGAAGCCCACGCGGTGGTTCGGTTCGCCAAGCGGTTTCCGGATCACGTCGCCTTCAAAGACTCGCTGCCCGGTTACGTTCGCATGGAAACGTGCGAAAAAATCGATAGCCGCGACAGCGCGGAAAAGACCCAGGCCTGTTACGAGCTTGCCGCCCGCCGGATCGCCGATCTGGCCCGCGCGGCGCCGGGGCGTTCGATCGGTGTTTTAACGCGGACCAACAAAGGTGTCGCGAAGCTGATCTTTCTGTTGGAACAACTTGACGTCGATGTCAGCCAGGAAGGCGGTAACCCGCTGGTCGATTCGGCGGCGGTCGACTTGATCCTGTCGGCGCTGATGATGGCCGAGCATCCCGCCGACGGCCGCTGGAAGTTCCACGTCGACCATTCACCGTTGGGGAATGTCGACGGCATGTCGGCCGATTATGTTCGAGAACTGGCCACCGAACGCGGCATCGCACGGACGATTCAACATCTGGCCGGTGTGATCGCCCCGGTCTGTGGCCCGCGTGACACGACGCGGTTGAAACAATTGATTCAATTGGCGGTTTCGTATGAACCCAACGCGACCGACCGGTTGAGAGACTTTGTGCGGATGGTGCGTGAAAAACGAGTCGAACGACCGCAATCGGCTGCCGTCCGCGTGATGACGGTTCACCAGTCCAAGGGCTTGGAATTCGACGCGGTCTTCCTGCCCGAACTGGATGGCAGTCTGACCGGGCGACCTCCGCTGTGCATCGCCGATTCACGCAAGTTGACCGATCCGCCGGTCGGGCTATCAAGGTTCTTGACCAGTGAAGCCTGGCACTTCCTTGATTCCCCTTGGCGAAAAGCGTTCGGGCGTGATGCCGCCGGGAAAATGACCGAGGCGCTGTGCTTGTTGTACGTCGCGATGACGCGCGCCCGGCAAGCGTTGTACATGATCGTCCAACCTTGCAAGAGTGACGACAAGAAGCCCGCCGCATTGATCCACGCCGCACTGGGTGTGGATACCGATCCGACCGCAGGAGAAACGTTATTGTACGAAGACGGAGATTCGAATTGGTTTAAATGCTGA